The following are encoded together in the Pseudodesulfovibrio indicus genome:
- a CDS encoding response regulator produces the protein MAEIKALLVDDEESFRNALGKRLTRRGMTVAQAGSGEEALERLEAFQPDVILLDVKMPGMDGLTALHKIKEAQPLVEVVMLTGHASMEIAIRGMELGAFDYLMKPVEFEELLYKLEDASNRKRHHEERIAARSHSS, from the coding sequence ATGGCCGAGATTAAAGCGCTCCTCGTGGACGACGAGGAATCATTCAGGAATGCGCTGGGAAAACGGTTGACCCGGCGCGGCATGACCGTGGCCCAGGCCGGGTCGGGCGAGGAAGCCCTCGAGCGGCTCGAGGCGTTCCAGCCGGACGTGATCCTGCTCGACGTCAAGATGCCGGGCATGGACGGCCTGACCGCCCTGCACAAGATCAAGGAGGCGCAGCCCCTGGTGGAGGTGGTCATGCTCACCGGCCACGCCAGCATGGAGATCGCCATCCGGGGCATGGAGCTGGGCGCCTTCGACTACCTGATGAAGCCCGTGGAGTTCGAGGAGCTGCTCTACAAGCTGGAGGACGCCTCGAACCGCAAGCGCCATCACGAGGAGCGGATCGCGGCCCGGTCGCACAGTTCGTGA